AAAGCCATGGCGTCATCAAAGGAAATGTTGCCCAAGTTGACGTTCGACCCGAACAGGCGAATGAAGTACGTTTGCAGCTCCTTGTTCGGCGCCTCAAAAATCAGGCGGTCGAGGTGAACGCCGGACTCGGCGATTTCTTCAATGAGACCGTAGCGGACTTCGCCATTGCTGCGGCAGATGCCGCTGGTCCCGCTTTCCCGGGCTTCGGTGATGACCATCGACGCCCCCGCCTCGAAGTCTTCCCGGATGAAGTCAATCCAGCGGGCAGGCGACAAGCGAATGGACTTCTCTTCGTCCTTATACCCGACCTCGCTGATGACCGTAAACTCCTTGGCGAACGCTTCTATGTATCGTGCCTTGTCCGCGTTCAACAGGTCAATCGTACCATTCGAAATCTCTACGTACGTACAGCCATGTTCGTGCAAAAAGGCCCGGTAGCCGTCCAGCCGCCCCTGATGCAGATACTTCTCGAACAACGTTCCTCCGAAGAACCAGCCGACGCCGTTGTCCGCCAAACAGCGAATTTTCGCGTCCAGGTGCTTGGTGATGACCGACGTGCCCCAGCCAAACTTCACCAGATCGATGAATCCATCGAAGCTGTCAATGACATCCTGAAAGTGGTGCAGCGGCACGCCATTATCAATCAGAATCGTAATGCCATGGGTGCGCGGCTTGGCGGGCCGTTCTGGCAAAACCAGCTGGGCAGTTGACAAGGGTACAGATGACATGTTGGAATCCTCCCTTCAATTTGCGCGGCGCATCAGGCCGCAAAGCCGTGCTGTGCACAGGCTCAGGAAACAGACTGAGATACCACCTTGCCAAGGGCAGGGCGCTTGCGGGATGTCTTGCGGCCTACAACATAAGAGACAATCGGGATCTTCCCAAGCCAGTAGGCAATGACCATGCCCGTGAAGTACACAAACAGGATGCAGAACGGCCAAAGCGCGAAGTGAAGCCACGCTGGGCCATGATGCCGGTGCATCGCGACGATGGTCCGTTCCATGTAACTGAGCGGGAACGGCTGCAAGAGGAAAATGCCAAAGGACGTGGCCGAACCGACGCCGACAAACCGAGAAAACCACCGCCATCCGGGTCGTTCCCGTCGGCGCGCCCACTGCACCCCCGCGTACCACATGTTGGCAGCCACGAGGAAGCTGTACGGAATCATGATGGGCTGCAGCACCAGTTCACCCATCGACTCCGGCTCATGCAGGGCCAGGCGGTCGTAGAAGTAATGCGCCCACAGCACGGCCAATCCAATCAGCAGAGCTGCGCGCAAGGCGCGAACATGCCGGTTTGCGAAGGCGAGAATTTGGTCGTAGTGGCAGGCCATGATGCCGCCGGCAACAAACCAGAACTGGTACGTCAAAATGAACCGATCGCGGTATTCCCACAGGTACTTCCCAAATCCGGTGAATGATGCGGCCGGCAGGTTGCCGTCTTTGTTCAGCCACATGAGGAACAGCTGAAACAGGAAACTGGCGATGAACACGTGCAGGTGCCACCGCTCCAGTTTTCGCAATCCCCACAACAACAGCGGAAACACGATGTACAGCTGCATGGTGACCACAACGTAGTAGAGGAAGAACTGGTCTCCGGTGAGCAGCGATTTGCCCAGGACGTGAAGCAGGTCCGTCGGTGACCAATCCGGGTTTTGCGCATAGGTGTTCTTGAACAGGATATACACGACGGTCCACACGATGTACGGGACGACAATCAGTGCAAACCGCTTTTTCCAGAACTGAAACAGGTGAAACTCGCGGTGGTAATACGTCACAAACAACACCAGCCCGGTAATGAACATGAACGCCTCGCGCGTGAAGTGCAGCGCCGTGATCGCTGCTCCCATGCCGAGAAACGCCGGTGTCATGTCGGTATTCATTGAGTTGAAAAAGGACGTCGTGTGGACGGAGAGCACACACAGCATAATGAACGCGCGCATCAAGTCAATTTCGTAGAGGTGTCGCCGCTTGCCGTCCAAACCCAATTCCTCCCCGCAGCATCTCACACGAACTTTGTCCGTCTGAGCACTACCTTACGGAAGAAGCTTTGAAATCTCATTGAATTATACTATACCTCTCATCAATTTCTCATAATAAGAGACCGAGCTGGCCATGATGAAGCCGCCTGCCATGAAGCCGGCCGTGCTGAATCAGCTCACCCCGGGCAAGCCATGCACAGCGCGCGGCACGGCCCTACTCGTCGTCCGACAGGCCGACCCAGGCAATCTCCAAGTCCGACGCCTGCGCCAAGTTGACTTCATACGGCTGCACCTTCCCGCCCGCCGCCGCCAGCACCAGGACCACGGGCCGCTGCAGGTTGTCCGGGTTCGCCCGCGCGACGACGCCCGATGTGCCGTCACTCAACGCCACAGGGGTCCCGTTCGGGTAGATGTTCACGTGCTTCAAGAACAGGTCGACAACCGCCGGGTCAAAGTGCGATCCCGCCTCCTTCACGAGATACGCCACCGCCTCATGCGGCAGAAACGCCCGGCGGTAGACCCGGTTCGTCACCAGCGCGTCATACACGTCCGGCACCGCGAGGAGGCGCCCGAACTCGTGAATCTCCTCGCCTTTCAACTTTCGCGGATAGCCTGTCCCATCGAACTTTTCGTGGTGCTGCAGGGCACAATGCGCAGACAAGATGGAAATGTCCGGCTGCCGCCGCAGAATCTGATAGCCCAGTTCACAATGCCGCTCGATTTCCAGCCGTTCTTCGGCAGACAACCGGCCAGGTTTGTTGAGAATATCGGGATCGATGAGCAGTTTCCCGATGTCGTGCAGCATCGCGCCGACGCCGAACTTGCGGATGCGCCGCTCGTCAAAGCCCCTGGCCATCCCCAGCGCCGCCGCGAGAATGCCGACGTTCATGCTGTGGGTGTAAAGGTAGGCGTCGCTCGAGTAAATGGCGGTGAGATTGACGATGAAGGTTTGATCGCCCATTAACTCGTCGAGCAGCAGCTTGAACAGGTCGGCAAACTGCTCACCGACATCCGCCAAGCCAGGTAGAAGACCGTCTCCCGCATCGCGCGCTGCAAAGTCCGCGTCGTCCAGGTCCGCGCCCTCGAGGCTCGAGTCCGCACGGATGATGCTGTGCCGGACGGCAGCCACGGAGGCGCTGTGACGAGACGCTGCGATGCGGTCAAACGTATGTTTCACTTTCATGACGACTTCCTGCTGGACCTCGGCACGCACCGTTTCTTCGATCACGATGTCATAGGTTTCATCATCCTGGACGTAGACGTAGACAAACCCCATCGATTTGAGGCTGCGAATGTAACCGGGTGTCAGCTTCACCCCCGCCCGCAGCAGCACCCGTCCATCGGCATCAAACACGTGCTTCGCCAACACATCATCGGTTTCAAGCTTGTGTACCGGCTTCAACCTCACCCATCTCACCCACACCCATACCGACCATCCGGTAGACTTTACCACTGTCTTTCATCTCTGATTTCCTCATCTTATCCCAAGTTTCGACCCATCGCGACTCTCTGCGCGAGAAACACCGCCGCAGGATGGATTTCAAGATGATTTTTTACCTTTAGTTGGCACACATTTGGGCAGGATTG
Above is a genomic segment from Alicyclobacillus cycloheptanicus containing:
- a CDS encoding HD-GYP domain-containing protein; protein product: MKPVHKLETDDVLAKHVFDADGRVLLRAGVKLTPGYIRSLKSMGFVYVYVQDDETYDIVIEETVRAEVQQEVVMKVKHTFDRIAASRHSASVAAVRHSIIRADSSLEGADLDDADFAARDAGDGLLPGLADVGEQFADLFKLLLDELMGDQTFIVNLTAIYSSDAYLYTHSMNVGILAAALGMARGFDERRIRKFGVGAMLHDIGKLLIDPDILNKPGRLSAEERLEIERHCELGYQILRRQPDISILSAHCALQHHEKFDGTGYPRKLKGEEIHEFGRLLAVPDVYDALVTNRVYRRAFLPHEAVAYLVKEAGSHFDPAVVDLFLKHVNIYPNGTPVALSDGTSGVVARANPDNLQRPVVLVLAAAGGKVQPYEVNLAQASDLEIAWVGLSDDE
- a CDS encoding acyltransferase translates to MDGKRRHLYEIDLMRAFIMLCVLSVHTTSFFNSMNTDMTPAFLGMGAAITALHFTREAFMFITGLVLFVTYYHREFHLFQFWKKRFALIVVPYIVWTVVYILFKNTYAQNPDWSPTDLLHVLGKSLLTGDQFFLYYVVVTMQLYIVFPLLLWGLRKLERWHLHVFIASFLFQLFLMWLNKDGNLPAASFTGFGKYLWEYRDRFILTYQFWFVAGGIMACHYDQILAFANRHVRALRAALLIGLAVLWAHYFYDRLALHEPESMGELVLQPIMIPYSFLVAANMWYAGVQWARRRERPGWRWFSRFVGVGSATSFGIFLLQPFPLSYMERTIVAMHRHHGPAWLHFALWPFCILFVYFTGMVIAYWLGKIPIVSYVVGRKTSRKRPALGKVVSQSVS
- a CDS encoding phosphosulfolactate synthase; its protein translation is MSSVPLSTAQLVLPERPAKPRTHGITILIDNGVPLHHFQDVIDSFDGFIDLVKFGWGTSVITKHLDAKIRCLADNGVGWFFGGTLFEKYLHQGRLDGYRAFLHEHGCTYVEISNGTIDLLNADKARYIEAFAKEFTVISEVGYKDEEKSIRLSPARWIDFIREDFEAGASMVITEARESGTSGICRSNGEVRYGLIEEIAESGVHLDRLIFEAPNKELQTYFIRLFGSNVNLGNISFDDAMALETLRLGLRSDTLLQF